From Sporosarcina sp. Te-1, the proteins below share one genomic window:
- the cysK gene encoding cysteine synthase A, whose product MTRVGNSVADLVGQTPLVRVNKLTGPDDAEIYLKLEYFNPGSSVKDRIALAMIEAAEKSGELKEGSTIIEPTSGNTGIGLAMIAAAKGYRSVLVMPDTMSLERRNLLRAYGADLVLTPGAEGMKGAIAKAEELAEENGWFMPQQFNNEANPEVHRLTTGPEIADALDRVDAFISGIGTGGTITGVGSVLKERFPEVKIIAVEPTDSAVLSGGKPGPHKIQGIGAGFVPKVLDTDIYDQIIQVSNDDAYDTARLAACEEGVLGGVSSGAAIFAALQVAKELGKGKKVVAILPSNGERYLSTPLYNFEESE is encoded by the coding sequence ATGACAAGAGTGGGGAATTCTGTAGCGGATTTGGTCGGCCAAACGCCGCTTGTCCGTGTGAACAAATTGACAGGTCCTGATGATGCAGAGATTTATTTGAAATTGGAGTATTTCAATCCGGGGTCCAGTGTGAAAGATCGGATTGCCCTTGCAATGATTGAAGCAGCGGAAAAATCCGGGGAATTGAAGGAAGGCAGCACCATTATCGAACCGACCAGTGGAAATACAGGCATCGGGTTAGCCATGATCGCGGCAGCCAAAGGGTATCGATCTGTCCTCGTTATGCCGGACACAATGAGTTTGGAGCGGAGGAACCTTCTGCGGGCGTATGGCGCCGATTTGGTGTTGACACCAGGAGCAGAAGGAATGAAGGGTGCCATCGCAAAAGCGGAAGAGCTGGCGGAGGAAAATGGCTGGTTCATGCCGCAACAGTTCAATAACGAAGCCAACCCGGAAGTACACCGTCTGACAACGGGTCCAGAAATTGCTGATGCGCTGGATCGTGTGGATGCATTCATCTCCGGGATCGGTACGGGCGGTACGATCACTGGTGTTGGAAGCGTATTGAAAGAACGTTTCCCGGAAGTGAAAATTATAGCCGTCGAGCCGACAGATTCCGCTGTGTTATCCGGCGGTAAACCAGGTCCTCACAAAATACAGGGTATTGGTGCAGGCTTTGTACCAAAAGTGCTGGATACCGACATCTACGATCAAATCATTCAAGTATCCAATGACGACGCGTACGACACGGCTCGTTTAGCCGCCTGTGAAGAAGGAGTATTAGGAGGCGTTTCCTCTGGAGCCGCCATTTTCGCAGCACTGCAAGTGGCCAAGGAGCTGGGGAAAGGCAAAAAAGTGGTAGCCATCCTTCCGTCCAACGGTGAGCGCTACTTGAGCACACCTCTGTATAACTTTGAGGAAAGTGAATAA
- a CDS encoding anthranilate synthase component I family protein yields METRQLDYETAMMTREAFFYAYKTVAGETERHLLLESGRSGKLCIAGINPLVTLQASEGSLEATWRDGTVESRAGEDPLESIESFLGTFGISGSLPELPEFQGGAIGFISYDYVRRYEALPSVAINDLETPDLHFYLFDQWAVLDMETEQVYFMALPDRGICPMQMKEKWLEAAAKGLEARKFGMQEKAVPTAVPEEIRVSVDAKQFERMVVEVQQYIELGDVEQVNLSVRQSAPLHADPLDMYEALRAINPSPYMASIGSPDFAVVSGSPELLLKKRGDVVSTRPIGGTRPRGKDEAEDRALEAELLSNTKETKEHKMLVDVELDDFSRICAEETVETDEFMVIEKYSHVMHLVSNLRGVVRQDQTNSDVIRGVFPGGSITGAPKVRTMELIEELEPTRRGLYTGSIGWIGFNGDLDLNIVIRTAYIKGGEVFIQAGAGLVSDSIPKAEYIESLNKANALWQAKEMAEADRVKKAMLL; encoded by the coding sequence ATGGAAACTCGGCAACTGGATTATGAAACTGCAATGATGACGAGAGAGGCATTTTTTTATGCGTACAAGACGGTGGCCGGCGAGACGGAACGGCATCTACTGCTGGAAAGCGGCCGTTCTGGCAAGTTATGCATCGCGGGTATTAACCCACTCGTTACCTTGCAGGCATCCGAAGGCTCGTTGGAAGCAACTTGGCGGGACGGCACAGTGGAAAGCAGGGCAGGGGAAGATCCGCTGGAATCAATCGAGTCATTTCTCGGCACATTTGGAATTAGTGGTTCTTTGCCTGAGCTGCCTGAATTTCAGGGTGGAGCGATCGGATTCATCAGTTATGATTATGTCCGCAGGTACGAGGCGTTGCCGTCTGTTGCGATAAACGATTTGGAGACGCCGGATCTCCACTTTTATTTGTTTGACCAGTGGGCGGTACTCGATATGGAGACCGAACAGGTTTATTTTATGGCTTTGCCAGATCGCGGAATATGTCCGATGCAGATGAAGGAAAAATGGTTGGAGGCTGCGGCGAAAGGGTTGGAAGCCAGAAAGTTCGGCATGCAGGAGAAAGCAGTTCCGACAGCGGTGCCCGAAGAGATCCGCGTTTCTGTGGATGCAAAGCAATTTGAACGGATGGTAGTAGAAGTCCAGCAATATATCGAATTGGGAGACGTAGAGCAGGTGAATCTGTCCGTCCGCCAATCAGCGCCACTGCATGCCGATCCATTGGATATGTATGAGGCGTTGCGCGCTATCAACCCTTCCCCATATATGGCTTCCATTGGTTCGCCTGATTTTGCTGTTGTGTCCGGTTCGCCTGAACTGCTCTTGAAAAAGCGCGGCGACGTCGTAAGTACTAGACCGATCGGAGGAACTCGGCCTAGAGGGAAAGACGAAGCGGAAGATCGGGCGTTGGAAGCGGAGTTGCTATCTAATACGAAAGAGACGAAAGAGCATAAAATGCTAGTTGACGTGGAGCTGGATGACTTCAGCCGGATCTGCGCTGAGGAGACTGTGGAGACGGATGAGTTCATGGTCATCGAAAAATATTCGCATGTCATGCATTTAGTGTCCAATTTGCGAGGAGTGGTAAGACAGGACCAGACAAACTCGGATGTTATCCGGGGCGTCTTTCCTGGAGGGTCGATTACCGGAGCTCCTAAAGTCCGTACGATGGAACTGATCGAGGAACTGGAACCGACGCGGAGAGGGTTATATACAGGATCGATCGGATGGATCGGTTTCAATGGCGATCTGGACTTGAACATTGTCATCCGCACAGCGTACATAAAAGGCGGAGAGGTGTTCATACAAGCAGGTGCCGGGCTCGTGTCGGATTCTATCCCGAAAGCGGAGTATATCGAGTCATTGAACAAAGCGAACGCGTTGTGGCAGGCAAAAGAAATGGCGGAAGCTGACCGAGTGAAAAAAGCCATGCTGCTATGA